The genomic region ATTGCTGAGCGCGCAGAAACTGATCTGCGAACGCTGCTGAATATTCCTAGTAACTACAAAGTACTGTTTCTGCAAGGCGGAGCTAGTATGCAGTTCGCTATGCTGCCTATGAACCTATTAGGTGGAGGCGGTAGCGCCAATTTTATCCAAACGGGTATTTGGGGTAAGAAAGCATTAAGCGAAGCCAAGCATTTAGGTTACCGCTGCCATTTAGCGGCCAGCAGTGAAGCGAGTGGCAACACGGCAGTACCTGCACTGGATGCGTTGGCAATAAGCAACGATGCCGCCTATCTGCACTACACCTCTAACGAAACCATTGGTGGGTTAAAGTTTGACTATACGCCGGTTGTAAAACGTGACGATGGTTCTGATGTTCCGCTTGTCTGTGATATGTCGTCCAATATTCTTTCTGGCCCGATTAACGTCTCTGATTTCGGCGTTATTTATGCGGGCGCCCAAAAGAATATAGGCCCTGCGGGGTTAACGCTGGTGATCGTGCGTGATGACTTGCTTGGCAAGACCGTGCCTGGTGCGCCTTCGTTATTTGATTATCA from Halomonas sp. 7T harbors:
- the serC gene encoding 3-phosphoserine/phosphohydroxythreonine transaminase, coding for MTRHYNFCAGPAALPAAVLERARSELLDYQGRGLSVMEMSHRSDEFVAIAERAETDLRTLLNIPSNYKVLFLQGGASMQFAMLPMNLLGGGGSANFIQTGIWGKKALSEAKHLGYRCHLAASSEASGNTAVPALDALAISNDAAYLHYTSNETIGGLKFDYTPVVKRDDGSDVPLVCDMSSNILSGPINVSDFGVIYAGAQKNIGPAGLTLVIVRDDLLGKTVPGAPSLFDYQLLAEAGSMVNTPPTYAWYLAGLVFQWLQNDMGGLSAMDALNQRKADKLYAAIDASAFYSNPIARANRSRMNVPFVLADAALDNVFLQEADEAGLLNLKGHRSVGGMRASLYNAVPEEAVDALIAFMADFEQRRG